In one window of Tumebacillus algifaecis DNA:
- a CDS encoding phosphoglycerate kinase, whose translation MNKQSVRDLDVKGKKVFVRCDFNVPLDGATITDDTRIVAALPTIRYLIEEGARVILASHLGRPKGEVNSKYSLEPVAQRLSELLGKAVEKTQGSIGPEVQERVNLLQDGDVLLLENVRFHAGEEKNDPELAKQFAELADVYVNDAFGTAHRAHASTAGIAEHLPAVAGLLMEKEINFMGQALDDPNRPFTAIIGGAKVSDKITVLENLLGKVDQLIIGGGMANTFLKSLGYKLGNSLVEEDKLLLASALLGKAESMGVMVFLPEDLVVASEFKADAEHRVVDAELEGVPDGWMALDIGPKSMRTFELVVQRSNTIIWNGPMGVFEMDAFAKGTISVAQSVAKCSGTTIVGGGDSVAAVEKAGVADKMSHISTGGGASLEFLEGKALPGVVALNDK comes from the coding sequence ATGAATAAGCAATCGGTTCGCGATCTCGATGTGAAGGGCAAAAAAGTATTTGTCCGCTGCGATTTTAACGTCCCGCTCGACGGCGCGACCATCACCGATGATACAAGAATTGTGGCGGCGTTGCCGACGATCCGCTATCTGATCGAAGAAGGAGCTCGCGTCATCCTTGCGTCGCACCTTGGCCGCCCGAAAGGCGAAGTGAATAGCAAATACTCGTTGGAGCCGGTCGCACAGCGTCTGTCCGAGCTGCTCGGCAAAGCTGTGGAAAAAACGCAAGGCTCGATCGGGCCCGAGGTGCAGGAGCGCGTCAACCTGTTGCAAGACGGCGATGTCCTCTTGTTGGAAAACGTTCGCTTCCATGCGGGCGAAGAGAAAAACGACCCGGAGCTTGCCAAGCAATTTGCGGAGCTGGCCGATGTCTATGTCAACGACGCGTTTGGCACGGCGCACCGCGCACACGCATCGACGGCTGGCATCGCGGAGCATCTGCCCGCGGTAGCAGGCTTGTTGATGGAGAAAGAGATCAACTTCATGGGTCAAGCGCTGGATGACCCCAACCGCCCGTTTACCGCGATCATCGGCGGGGCCAAAGTGTCGGACAAGATCACCGTCTTGGAGAATCTGCTCGGCAAAGTGGACCAGTTGATCATCGGCGGCGGGATGGCGAACACCTTCCTGAAATCGCTCGGCTACAAGCTGGGCAATTCGCTCGTCGAAGAGGACAAGTTGTTACTCGCCTCGGCACTGCTTGGCAAAGCGGAGAGCATGGGCGTGATGGTGTTCCTGCCGGAAGACCTCGTCGTCGCATCCGAGTTCAAGGCCGATGCGGAACATCGCGTCGTCGATGCTGAACTCGAAGGCGTGCCGGACGGCTGGATGGCGCTTGACATCGGGCCGAAATCGATGCGCACGTTCGAATTGGTCGTGCAGCGTTCGAATACGATCATCTGGAATGGTCCGATGGGCGTATTTGAAATGGACGCTTTTGCCAAAGGTACGATCTCGGTCGCGCAGTCGGTGGCCAAATGCTCCGGCACCACGATCGTCGGCGGCGGGGATTCGGTGGCAGCAGTCGAAAAAGCGGGTGTGGCCGACAAGATGTCGCACATCTCCACTGGCGGCGGCGCATCGCTCGAATTCCTCGAAGGCAAAGCATTGCCGGGAGTTGTCGCCCTGAATGATAAGTAA
- the gap gene encoding type I glyceraldehyde-3-phosphate dehydrogenase, whose amino-acid sequence MAIKVGINGFGRIGRNVFRAAFGNEEVEIVAVNDLTDANTLALLLQYDSVHGQFEAEVRAENNTLIVGGKEVQVLAEKDPAKLPWAELGVDIVVESTGRFTDAKAAAAHLEGGAKKVIISAPAKNEDITVVMGVNEDQYDPANHHVVSNASCTTNCLAPFAKILNDKLGIKHGLMTTVHSYTNDQSILDLPHKDMRRARAAALSIIPTTTGAAKAVALVLPELKGKLNGFAMRVPTPNVSVVDLNIEVEKPTTVEEVNAMLKEAAEGGLQGILGYSELPLVSIDYNGNPNSSTIDALSTMVIDGTMVKVVSWYDNEWGYSCRVVDLCAYMAAKGIA is encoded by the coding sequence ATGGCTATCAAAGTGGGGATCAACGGATTTGGGCGCATCGGGCGCAATGTGTTTCGGGCAGCGTTTGGCAATGAAGAGGTGGAGATCGTAGCGGTCAACGATTTGACCGATGCGAATACGCTCGCCTTGCTGTTGCAATATGACTCGGTGCACGGCCAATTTGAGGCTGAAGTGCGCGCTGAAAATAACACCTTGATCGTCGGCGGCAAAGAGGTGCAGGTGCTGGCCGAAAAAGACCCGGCCAAACTGCCGTGGGCAGAGCTTGGTGTGGACATCGTCGTCGAATCGACCGGGCGCTTCACCGATGCGAAAGCGGCGGCAGCGCATCTGGAAGGCGGCGCGAAAAAAGTGATCATCTCCGCTCCGGCGAAAAATGAAGACATCACCGTGGTCATGGGCGTCAATGAAGACCAGTACGACCCGGCTAACCACCATGTCGTATCCAATGCTTCCTGTACGACCAACTGTTTGGCGCCGTTCGCCAAAATTTTGAACGACAAGCTCGGCATTAAACATGGATTGATGACCACCGTCCATTCCTATACGAACGACCAGAGCATTCTCGACCTGCCGCACAAAGACATGCGTCGTGCGCGCGCGGCGGCGCTGTCGATCATCCCGACTACCACAGGGGCTGCCAAAGCGGTCGCGCTGGTGTTGCCAGAGTTGAAAGGCAAGCTGAACGGCTTTGCGATGCGCGTGCCGACACCGAACGTTTCGGTGGTCGATCTGAACATCGAAGTGGAGAAACCGACCACAGTCGAAGAGGTCAACGCTATGCTGAAGGAAGCGGCAGAGGGCGGTCTGCAAGGCATCCTCGGCTACTCCGAACTGCCGCTCGTCTCGATCGACTACAACGGCAATCCGAACTCCTCGACGATCGACGCGCTGTCCACGATGGTCATCGACGGAACGATGGTAAAAGTGGTCTCTTGGTATGACAACGAGTGGGGTTACTCCTGCCGCGTCGTCGATCTCTGCGCATACATGGCAGCAAAAGGAATTGCGTAA